One window from the genome of bacterium encodes:
- a CDS encoding FecR family protein, with the protein MDLFRSVACLAILAFASPLWAADADVVLFLAKVQGKVTVTHGKKSHTGKPPESLVQGDKVATGADSNAYLEFKNGSVVEVGSKTSVTVKQLAEDKDSLKTRFLLAWGKFKAQVKKLATSSSSFEVEAGGVVTGVRGTVFGVDYDKDQKKVSAQTFEGSIFTRVKDHEEVIDKGYGAVVKTTGLAVKSPLTGAQMDSFKDFENVSNELEQKKQELLGQLHGQVMEKVPGGILPQQQEDDVKKTIGDKLPF; encoded by the coding sequence ATGGATCTTTTTCGGTCCGTCGCCTGTCTGGCCATCCTCGCTTTCGCGTCCCCGCTTTGGGCGGCCGACGCCGACGTCGTCCTTTTCCTGGCCAAGGTCCAGGGTAAGGTCACGGTGACCCACGGCAAGAAGTCCCACACGGGCAAGCCGCCCGAGAGCCTGGTCCAAGGCGACAAGGTCGCCACCGGCGCGGATAGCAATGCCTACCTGGAATTCAAGAACGGCAGCGTGGTGGAGGTGGGGTCCAAGACCAGCGTGACGGTCAAGCAGTTGGCCGAGGACAAGGACAGCCTCAAGACCCGGTTCCTTTTGGCCTGGGGCAAGTTCAAGGCCCAGGTGAAGAAACTGGCCACCTCCTCGTCGAGCTTCGAGGTGGAGGCGGGCGGCGTGGTCACGGGCGTGCGGGGAACGGTCTTTGGGGTGGACTACGACAAGGACCAGAAGAAGGTGAGCGCCCAGACCTTCGAGGGGTCCATCTTCACCCGGGTCAAGGACCACGAGGAGGTCATCGACAAGGGCTATGGAGCGGTGGTGAAGACCACGGGCCTGGCGGTCAAGTCGCCCCTGACCGGCGCCCAAATGGACAGCTTCAAGGATTTCGAGAACGTCTCCAACGAACTGGAGCAGAAGAAGCAGGAACTTCTGGGCCAATTGCACGGCCAGGTCATGGAGAAAGTGCCGGGTGGCATCCTGCCCCAGCAGCAGGAAGACGATGTCAAGAAGACGATCGGGGACAAGCTGCCGTTCTGA
- a CDS encoding Spx/MgsR family RNA polymerase-binding regulatory protein has translation MPRFYQYPKCSTCRNAQKWLEARKIGLESTDITLDPPSKAELKAILKASGKKVTDLLNKSGEQYRALNMKEKVKTLTEDQVLELLSKNGRLIKRPLVFEGKRATIGFQEEEFNKTWK, from the coding sequence ATGCCCCGCTTTTACCAGTACCCAAAATGTTCCACCTGCCGCAACGCCCAGAAATGGCTGGAAGCCCGCAAGATAGGATTGGAATCCACCGACATCACCCTGGACCCGCCCTCCAAGGCCGAATTGAAGGCCATCCTGAAAGCGAGCGGGAAAAAGGTGACGGACCTGCTGAACAAGAGCGGCGAGCAGTACCGGGCGCTGAACATGAAGGAGAAGGTGAAGACCCTGACCGAGGACCAGGTCCTGGAGCTGCTGTCCAAAAACGGACGTTTGATCAAACGCCCTTTGGTGTTCGAAGGCAAAAGAGCCACCATCGGGTTCCAAGAGGAAGAATTTAACAAGACTTGGAAATGA